The following are encoded in a window of Aythya fuligula isolate bAytFul2 chromosome 26, bAytFul2.pri, whole genome shotgun sequence genomic DNA:
- the FZR1 gene encoding fizzy-related protein homolog encodes MDQDYERRLLRQINIQNENTMPCVAEMRRTLTPSNSPMSSPSKHGDRFIPSRAGANWSINFHRINENEKSPSQNRKAKDATSDNGKDGLAYSALLKNELLGAGIEKVQDPQTEDRRLQPSTPEKKSLFTYSLSTKRSSPDDGNEVSPYSLSPVSNKSQKLLRSPRKPTRKISKIPFKVLDAPELQDDFYLNLVDWSSLNVLSVGLGTCVYLWSACTSQVTRLCDLSVEGDSVTSVGWSERGNLVAVGTHKGFVQIWDAAAGKKLSMLEGHTARVGALAWNADQLSSGSRDRMILQRDIRTPPLQSERRLQGHRQEVCGLKWSTDHQLLASGGNDNKLLVWNHSSLSPVQQYTEHLAAVKAIAWSPHQHGLLASGGGTADRCIRFWNTLTGQPLQCIDTGSQVCNLAWSKHANELVSTHGYSQNQILVWKYPSLTQVAKLTGHSYRVLYLAMSPDGEAIVTGAGDETLRFWNVFSKTRSTKESVSVLNLFTRIR; translated from the exons ATGGACCAGGATTATGAGAGACGTCTCCTACGCCAAATCAACATCCAGAATGAAAACACGATGCCTTGT GTAGCAGAGATGAGAAGAACCCTGACGCCTTCCAATTCTCCGATGTCTTCTCCGAGTAAGCACGGAGACAGATTCATTCCCTCAAGAGCTGGGGCCAACTGGAGCATCAACTTCCACAGAATAAAT gaaaatgaaaaatcaccaagtcaaaacagaaaagcaaaggatgCTACATCAGACAATGGCAAAG ATGGCCTTGCTTACTCCGCCCTGCTGAAGAATGAACTCCTAGGAGCAGGGATCGAGAAAGTGCAGGACCCGCAGACAGAAGACAGGAGGTTGCAGCCGTCCACTCCAGAGAAGAAGTCCCTCTTCACT tattCACTCAGCACAAAACGTTCCAGTCCAGATGATGGTAACGAGGTCTCACCATATTCCTTGTCTCCTGTCAGCAACAAAAG TCAGAAGCTGCTACGATCACCCCGAAAACCAACTCGGAAAATCTCAAAGATTCCTTTCAAAGTGCTGGATGCCCCAGAACTGCAGGATGACTTCTACCTGAACCTGGTGGACTGGTCTTCTCTCAACGTCCTCAGCGTTGGCCTTGGCACATGTGTTTACCTGTGGAGTGCTTGTACGAGCCAG GTAACCCGACTGTGCGATCTGTCTGTGGAAGGAGATTCTGTAACGTCTGTGGGCTGGTCAGAACGG GGGAACTTGGTAGCCGTTGGCACGCACAAAGGCTTTGTACAGATCTGGGatgcagctgcaggaaaaaagctCTCCATGCTAGAGGGGCACACGGCCAGAGTTG GTGCCTTGGCGTGGAACGCGGACCAGCTGTCCTCTGGGAGCCGAGACAGAATGATCCTTCAGAGGGACATCCGCACCCCGCCCCTGCAGTCAGAGCGGCGGCTCCAGGGCCACAGGCAGGAGGTCTGTGGGCTCAAATGGTCTACGgaccaccagctcctggcctctGGGGGAAATGATAACAAG ctccttgtCTGGAATCACTCCAGCCTGAGTCCTGTCCAACAATACACAGAGCATCTCGCAGCAGTAAAAGCCATCGCCTGGTCTCCGCACCAGCACGGCCTCCTCGCCTCTGGCGGCGGGACAGCCGACCGCTGCATCCGCTTCTGGAACACGCTcacggggcagcccctgcagtgcATTGACACCGGGTCACAGGTGTGCAACCTGGCCTGGTCAAAGCACGCCAACGAGCTT GTGAGTACCCATGGATACTCGCAGAACCAGATCCTCGTCTGGAAATACCCCTCATTAACTCAAGTAGCAAAGCTAACAGGGCACTCGTACAGAGTCTTATATCTG GCAATGTCCCCTGACGGGGAGGCCATAGTTACCGGAGCTGGAGATGAAACCTTGCGGTTCTGGAACGTCTTCAGTAAAACTCGCTCGACAAAG GAGTCTGTATCCGTTCTCAACCTCTTCACCAGGATACGGTAA